Genomic DNA from Nocardioides aquaticus:
TTCCGCCACCCGGTGCCCTTCCACCGTGAGGTGCAGGCTCTCGACGACATCTCGGGCGGGCGCTTCCTGCTCGGTGTCGGCACCGGCGGCGACCTCGACTCCCGCATCCTCGGGATCGAGGACCTCGCGGTCCGCGACCGCGTCGACCGCTTCCAGGAGTTCACCGACCTCCTCGTCCGGCTGCGCACCGAGGACCACGTCGACGCCGACGGCCGCTGGTTCTCCGCCCGCGGGGCGCGCACGCTCCCGCGGCTGCGCGACGTCCCGCTGCTGGTGGCGGCCAACGGACCGCGCTCGCTGCGGTACGCCGCCCGCACCGGCGACGGCTGGGTGACGACCGGGCCGCGGACCGAGGCGCTCGAGGACTGGTGGGTCGGGCTGGCGACGGCGCGGGACACCTTCGAGACGGCCCTGGACGCCGCCGGCCGGGACGCCGCCGCGGTGCCCCGCTACCTGCTGCTCGACGCCTCGCCGCAGTTCTCCCTGGAGAGCGTCGGCGTCTTCGACGACATGGTGGGCCGGGCCGCCGACCTCGGCTTCACCGACGTGGTGACCCACTGGCCGCGCGCCTCGGACCCGTACGCCGGCGACGAGTCGGTCCTGGAGGCGGTCGCCGCCCGGTTCTGAGACCCGCGTCACATGCCGTCCCGGTCCCTGGATCTCGACGCGGCGGGGAGGGCAGGTCGGGTTATGGTCGTGCCCGATTCAAGGACCGGAGACCAGATGCCCCAAGGCGTGACCGCGCGTGCTGCCGCAGACCTGCTCGACCTGATCCTCGACCAGACCTTCCCCCCGGGCGCGTCCCTGCCGTCCGAGACCGAGCTCGCCGAGCGTCTCGGCGTCAGCCGCCTGACC
This window encodes:
- a CDS encoding LLM class flavin-dependent oxidoreductase — its product is MRHGITILPELPWAQAAPRWRAAEEMGFDHAWTYDHVVWGGLPESDWYAAVPTLTAAATLTTTMRLGTLVASPNFRHPVPFHREVQALDDISGGRFLLGVGTGGDLDSRILGIEDLAVRDRVDRFQEFTDLLVRLRTEDHVDADGRWFSARGARTLPRLRDVPLLVAANGPRSLRYAARTGDGWVTTGPRTEALEDWWVGLATARDTFETALDAAGRDAAAVPRYLLLDASPQFSLESVGVFDDMVGRAADLGFTDVVTHWPRASDPYAGDESVLEAVAARF